CCTCGGGCTGGATGACCTGGCCGCTGATCATACTGGCGGTGGGTTCGCTGTTTGCCGGTTTCCTGGGCGTGCCGGCGGCGCTGGGTGGCAGCAATGCCTTTGCCCATTTTCTTGAGCCGGTGGTCGGGCACATGGAGCACAGCGGGCACCACTCGCTGGCGCTTGAGTACGGGTTGATGGCCGCCTCGGTGGGCATAGCCGGTCTGGGCATACTGCTGGCCTGGCTCATCTACGTGAAAAAAGTTTTCAGCGCCGAGTCGCTGGCGCGCATCGGCGGCGGCTGGCCGCACCGCGTGTTTCTCAACAAGTACTACGTTGACGAGCTCTACGGCGCGACTGTCCTCAGGGGTACGATGGGCCTGTCGACGCTGTTTGCCTGGTTTGACCGCACGGTGGTCGACGGGGTGGTAAACGGCAGCGCGTACGTCACGCGTATAGGAGCGACCTTGAGTGGCGCTTTTGATTCTCGTGTGGTTGACGGCCTGGTCAACCTCACGGCGGACGCCATCCACGCCTTTGGCGGCGTGGTGCGGCGCGTACAAACCGGCAGCCTCAATACTTATCTTTACGTCATCGTCGTGGTGGTGGCGGCCGTGTTGTTTGCAGGTACGTGGAACTAGTTCGGGCGAACAGTAGTTTACAGCGAGTAGTAATTCGGAGCGAGACGAGATGGATCACATCCTCACATACATGACCTTCATACCGTTGGCCGGCATGGCCTTCATCCTGTGCATGCCGGGCGGTGCAACCAAGGCCATCAGGCTTACGGCGCTGGGCTTCACCATACCGCCGCTGCTGATGGCCCTGTGGCTGTTCGCGAATTTTGATCGCTCTACCGAGGCGATGCAGTTCATGGAACGCGCGCAGTGGATACCGTCGTTCAACATCCAGTACATCATGGGTGTCGATGGCTTGTCGGTGACCATGATACTGCTCACGGCGCTGCTCTGTCCGATCTGCATTCTTGCTTCCTGGAACATCGAAAAGGGCGTGAAGGGTTACTTCGCGCTCTTCCTGCTTCTGGACGCCGGAATGACCGGCGTATTCTGCGCGCTGGACTTCTTCCTGTTCTATATTTTCTGGGAAGTGATGCTGCTGCCCATGTATTTTCTCATCGGCATCTGGGGTGGTGCGCGGCGCGAGTACGCGGCGATCAAGTTTTTCTTGTACACGCTGGCCGGCTCGGTCTTGATGATGATCGCCATGCTGGCGCTGTACTTCTACAACGAGCCCCACACCTTCGACATGCTGGTCCTGATGGACAACGCGGGTACCTACTCGCGGACCTTCCAGACATGGACCTGGCTGGCGCTGTTCATCGGCTTCGCTATCAAGATCCCCGCCTTCCCGTTTCACACCTGGCTGCCCGACGCCCACGTGGAAGCGCCCACCGCCATATCGGTCATCCTGGCGGGCGTGCTGCTGAAGATGGGCACTTACGGGATCCTGCGCTTCTGCTACCCGATGCTACCCCTGGCGACCCAGGACATGGCGTTCTGGGCACTGGCGGCACTCGGTACCTGGAACATCGTTTACGGCGCACTGTGCGCGATGGCCCAGACCGACATGAAGAAGCTCGTGGCCTATTCATCTATTTCGCACATGGGCTACGTCATGCTGGGCATGGCCACCATGACCGTGCAGGGCATCAACGGCGCGGTGCTGCAGATGTTCAACCACGGCACCATCACCGCCA
This genomic window from Candidatus Binatota bacterium contains:
- a CDS encoding NADH-quinone oxidoreductase subunit M; translation: MDHILTYMTFIPLAGMAFILCMPGGATKAIRLTALGFTIPPLLMALWLFANFDRSTEAMQFMERAQWIPSFNIQYIMGVDGLSVTMILLTALLCPICILASWNIEKGVKGYFALFLLLDAGMTGVFCALDFFLFYIFWEVMLLPMYFLIGIWGGARREYAAIKFFLYTLAGSVLMMIAMLALYFYNEPHTFDMLVLMDNAGTYSRTFQTWTWLALFIGFAIKIPAFPFHTWLPDAHVEAPTAISVILAGVLLKMGTYGILRFCYPMLPLATQDMAFWALAALGTWNIVYGALCAMAQTDMKKLVAYSSISHMGYVMLGMATMTVQGINGAVLQMFNHGTITAMLFLLVGVVYDRAHHRRIDGFGGLASVMPVYTGIMVIAFFAAMGLPGLSAFISEVLVLLGAWQYSPGLAIVAASAVVLTAGYMLWMLQRVWLGPVNEEYASMPDVNAREILMLAPLAVIVIVLGVYPHAVLDLINTSLTAINNTVLSAVPPLASLPLDVLP